The Solenopsis invicta isolate M01_SB chromosome 12, UNIL_Sinv_3.0, whole genome shotgun sequence DNA window GAATTCACGATTGACATTATTATTTACGATCTTGTGACTTGATATCGGCGAGCAAGGCCATAAACAGTCCGTCTTGTTTGATCGGTGAATATTTGCGAATATTATTTCGCGACGGTGGAATTTGCTGCTCAGTGCCGATTATAGTGCTTGGCGTGGAAGTAAACACGCCGAGGAATTTAGAGGGAGGGCGTACGGTCGAAGTGTCGTGCCGTGTTTGCGCGTTCGAGTGTCGcaaatattttggaattttaGAATACGCTTTGAGTGACCGTTTATTTTCGCTTTGGCTATCGTTATCGTTTCGTGAGATATCGCCGTACAATTGCGCGCATGGAAATCCGTCAATTGCGAGGGGGGATAACATCGCTGGAAAATGAGTTCAACTAAGTACGACGACGAGTGGATTTTTACCGCCACCCTCGAACAATTAATTGCCGCGCTTGAGGAACAGGGGCTCTCAATCGAGGGTTCTCAATCCGCGCTCGCGTTAAGATTATTGCGCCACATGCGGACTACGCGCGTCGGCGAATCGTTCGTCGGCGCGGGGGTCGCACCGGGGCTACCGGATTTCGGACACTTAAATCTCCCCGAGGGGGAGGTACCGCGACCGGACAGTCCCTTCGAGGCCGCGATGAGGCCGTTGGCGAGCGTGCACGCATCCGGGGGAGGCGGGGGACGTCGACCACCGGGATCGAGCGACGCGGCCGCCGCCTACAACATCATGCGGCGTTGGAATCTAAAGTTTTCCGGCGCGCGAGGGGAGGACGCGGAAACTTTTTTGTTACGAATTGAGGAGGGTCGCGAGTTGATACCGGTCGAGGATACCGACATCTTGCGATGCCTACCGTTCTTCCTATCGGGTGTCGCGCTTCACTGGTTCCGTGCTAAGCGCACGAAGTTGACGACGTGGGTTACGTTCAAGGCGGCGTGGCGTGCGCGATTCGGGGATCCTGACTTCCAGTTTGCCTTGCGGGATGAAATTATGCGGCGTACCCAGGGCGAGCGCGAAACGGTCGTGGACTACTTAACGTGTCTAAATGCGCTTTTTGACCGTCTCTCACCCCCCTGGAGTGAGGAGGAGAAGATCGGTTACGCACCGCCACATGTTGCCGCGCTTGCAGACCATGGTGCCGCGCGATTCGGTCACCGATTTAGATTCACTCGAATTATTGGCGGCGCGAGCGGAAAGTTGTTGTCGGGCAGCCTTAAGTTATCGAGCACCTCCACCGCCGGAGCGATCATTATTTCCCGATCTAGCTTATCATCCTTCAAAAGAGGGGGGACGCGGAGGAAAATCAAGTGATACTCTGGCGGCATTAGAGATATCGGGCCTAGATGAAAGTAGTGGATCGTCGCGCGCGGGGAGGGGGAAAAAGGCGAAGACTCGCGGCGACGCTGCGACAACCGCGCCGTCAGCCACCGCCGTGGCTGGTTCCTCGACCGCCACCCCGTCTACAAGCGTGCCCCGTAGCAATCCCGGCAAATGCTGGAATTGCGATCGGACCGGCCACTTTGTGCGGGACTGTAAATCCGCTCTGCGTACGCACTGCTATCGGTGCGGCAAGGCGGGAGTGACGTTGCGTACGTGCCCAGATTGTGCGGGAAACGCCTAAGGGAGTCGGAGAAGAGGGAAAACACGACTCCTGGCAATGCATCCCCCGATAATGCCGTGATACCGGTACGCGCcgattttgtttgtaattcgTTCGGGGCGAGGGAATCATGCCTCTCCTTTGTTCGTGTTAAAATATCGGGTAATGAGATTTGCGCTCTATTGGATTCCGGGTCGAGTCGTACGTTTTTAGGTCCGGCCGCTATTGAATTAGTGCAATCGTTGGGATATCGGTTTCGTCGGGCTAGGGACCGCCGCGTGACGACTGCGACCAGCCAGACGACGCGAGTGAGGGGGGAGGTCGAGGTACCGCTCGAAATTGAAAATCGCACGCGTACCTTGAGCGTGTACGCGTTGCAGACGTTAGCGTTACCGTGTATATTGGGTATGGACTTTCTGACAGCCTTCGGTGTTATGGTTGATTTTGCGGGAAGTACCTGGGGATTCGCGGATGATATCACGCGACAATATCCCCTGGAAATCGAGACCACAAGCTCGCTGTCGGCAGCGCTCGCGCAAGGAGGTACTGGGCCCGAGCAGGGGACGGGGGAAGACCCCACCAAGCGGAGGGGCAGCTTACGAGATTCGACGCCTAACGAAGCGGCCGATATCGTGGTGCCCCCACCAAGAGAGGAGGGGACGTCTACTGCTCGCAAACGCGCAACGCCGCAGGGCGGATTAAGGGAGCTGTCGGCTGAGGAGAGCGCGCGGTTATCGGAATTTTTAGCGTCGGAGATATCGGACGTTCCCGCGAAACTCGGAGCGACGTCGCTGACGGAACACCGTATAGATGTCGGCGGGCACGCGCCCATTAAACAGCGTTATTATCCCGTGTCGCCTAGGGTACAAGAAGCGATCTATGCGGAGGTCGATTCGATGCTTGAGTCCGGTATTATCGAGCCCTCGAATAGCCCATGGTCGACGCCCATCGTCATGATTAAGAAACCGAACAACACGTATCGCTTTTGTTTAGATTTTCGCCGGTTTAACGAAGTATCGAAGAAAGACGCGTACCTCTTACCATATATGAACGCGATTTTGGATAAGGCCAGGGTATTCGGCCAGCCGGTTACATTTCGACCATCGACCTTAGCCAAGCTTACTTACAGATTCCGTTAGAGAAAGATAGTAAAGAGTACACCGCGTTTACGGTACCGGGTAAGGgactttttcaatttacgcGGATGCCGTATGGCCTAACGGGAGCGCCCGCAACGTTTCAGAGGCTTTTAGATCGTTTAATAGGTCCGGAGATGGAACCGCACGCTTTTGCGTATCTCGACGATATCGTTGTCGTGACGCGGACTTTTGAAGGACATCTTACGTGATTGGGCAAAGTATTTGCGCGTATTAGAGATGCGGGGCTCACGATTAACCCGGAGAAAAGTAAATTCTGTCGATCTCAAGTAAAGTATCTGGGTTTTTTCGTGCAAAGCGAAGAGTTAACGGTCGATCCAGAGAAGACCGCCGCTATTGTTCAGTATCCTCCGCCGCGAAACGTTAAACAATTACGTCGTTTCATAGGAATGGCGTCCTGGTATAGGCGCTTTATACCGCAGTGCGCGACGCGGATGGAACCGCTTACGAGTCTTTTGAAGAAGAATCGCTCTTGGGTGTGGGGGGAGACTCAAAAGCAAGCTTTTGAGTCAATTAAATTCTGTTTGACCACCCCACCCACGCTATCGTGTCCGGATTTCGATTTACCATTTTTGCTGCAAACAGATGCAAGTTCAGTAGGATTAGGCGCGGTGTTAGCACAGAAAAACGGGGACGCGGAACATGTAATTGCCTACGCAAGCCGCGCATTATCGGAcgcggaaagaaaatattccacCACGGAATTGGAATGTCTGGCTATCGTGTGGGCTGTCAAAAAGTTTCGTCCCTATTTAGAAGGATATCGGTTTATAATTATAACGGACCATAGTAGTCTCCGGTGgctacataatttaaaaaacccgaCTGGTCGTCTGGCGCGGTGGGCACTCGAGCTCCTCGAATATGATTGCGTGATCGAACATAGAAAGGGTGCGATGCACCACGTGCCGGATGCACTTTCGAGATTATACGAGGACGAAGAAACGGATTTTTGCGCTGCGGTCGTGACGAATGACGCGTGGTACAACTCGAAGGTCGAGGAGATAGCACGTCACCCGCGACGTTACCCAGAATGGCGAATGTTCAACGGCGAGATGTATTTTAGAAAGTCGCGCTTGATGGCGGAGGTCGTGGAAGATCGCGATCGGTGGAAACGCGTGTTGCCGAGAGAGGCGCGCCGTGCGGTGATTAGGGAGAATCACGATCCACCGCATGCCGGTCATTTGGGGGTCGAGAAGACCTATCAGCGTATCGCGACGAGATATCACTGGCCGCGCATGCTAAGGGATATCGCGAATTACGTTAAACATTGCGGCGTATGTCAGAGAGTAAAGGTGGAGCAAGACGTACCGGCCGGATTGATGGGGCAGCGCGTGATAGAGTCGCCGTGGACGGTGGTTGCCGCGGATATCATGGGACCGTTGCCGACAAGTAAATCCGGTCACGCCTACTTACTCGTAATGCAGGACTTATTTACGAAGTGGATAGAGTGCTGTCCACTTCGTAAGGCTACCGGTTGACGGATTAGAGAGGCGATTGAGGAGATGGTGATTTTCCGTTGGGGCGCGCCGCGTGTATTGCTGACGGACAACGGAACGGAGTTCCTGAATAGAGACTTGCGCGCGATGTCGGAGCAGTATAGGATATATCATACGACGGTGCCACCTTATCACCCGCAGGCAAACCCGGTGGAGCGAGTAAATCGCGTCCTAAAGACTATGATCACTGCGTTTGTGGAGCGAGATCACCGCGAGTGGGACGTCCACATTAATGAGTTTCGATTCGCGTACAATTCCGCACACCATACGTCTCTACAAGCTACCCCCGCCTTTCTTAATTACGGCCGAGAACCGCTACCGGTCGGCTTGCATCGCGAACAGGACGACGTCGGTGTCGAGATAGAGGAAGCGAACCCCGTCGAGTGGCGCGAACATATGGGGAAGATGGGCGCGTTACGGGAGTGGGTCGCGGAAAacttggaagccgcgcaagagcGGCAATCTAAGTATTATAATCGGCACAGGCGCGAAGTCACATTTAACGTAGGCGAACAGGTGCTCAAGAGGTACCACGTGTTATCGGCCGGCGCACAACacatcgtaacgtaaacacgtgtttcttcgagtaattttaacgcaatcaaatgattgtagtgattagagtagtaattaataaagttgatcgatcggttcgtcgcgtagttccgcgtttatcaatcaagtgcagagtaaatagtgtaaatgtggtaaaatatgaaacaacttcgagggatagatatggataaaggacaaatttaaattgaactgtcacatcgtggaaacaataagctgattgccgtgtgcgtgaatgaccgtgcttaaacttgtttaaagccccccttctcccccgtctctctctctctctctctctctctctctttctcctttcctttttgtgcgttttaaaagtgctacttttaacttgcaagtgtacatttaagtaatctaatttgcattaaattttattattttcgagcgtacatttattataataatgtaaacttacttgaagattttacggtcatcccgatatttgacgaccggatgacagatcgaaatttgacaagttaaatgtaacataattaaagtgacagagagagagagagagagagagagagagaaagagagagagaaagacagtttaaatagaaatgtgctgtccatgtacttttgtcagtcatttgagcacaggaggtgccccacggaaacacccgcgtgtaacagtgagtcgtgccgcccctgtctaccacttgtacctgacccgtcatatgctaactaattcttattgtaacttgaaaactaagcttcggacaaatttttgcaaaaggaaaaatcgtctcagaattcgattacgaatatgcaagcttcgggaccaataggttattttgaatcaccctgtatagtaaTACG harbors:
- the LOC120359092 gene encoding uncharacterized protein LOC120359092 yields the protein MVIFRWGAPRVLLTDNGTEFLNRDLRAMSEQYRIYHTTVPPYHPQANPVERVNRVLKTMITAFVERDHREWDVHINEFRFAYNSAHHTSLQATPAFLNYGREPLPVGLHREQDDVGVEIEEANPVEWREHMGKMGALREWVAENLEAAQERQSKYYNRHRREVTFNVGEQVLKRYHVLSAGAQHIVT